In Eremothecium gossypii ATCC 10895 chromosome V, complete sequence, the genomic stretch GTCGAGACTGGGGTTGCAGCAGTTGATGTGGTAGACGGTCTGGAGGATGTTGTAGGAGCCGTTGCCGCTGCCACTTTCGGAGGCGTCGCCGCCGGTGGCCATATTGAAGCGGTAGGTCTCGGCGTACCAGGCGCCGCGGGAGCAGAGGCCGGCGGCAATGAGGTACAGCAGGCAGGTGGAGAAGATGAGGAAGATCTGCATGGATGAGCGCGAGGCGCCGTAGTAAAGGAGGGTGCcgacggcggcgccggcgaTGAGGCCGACGATGACGGGGAGCGGGTAGGAGGATGCGGCGGCGCCCTGGGAGGTTGCGCCTACGCCGGCAACGAAGACGATAGCCTCGAGGCCCTCACGAAGGACGGTGATGCAGGGCAGCAGGAACATGGCGTAGCGCTTCATGAGGGCTCCAAAGCGGAAGCGGTCGCGCTTGCGCTCCGGGACCTCGAGCAGCGCCTGGGCGAGCTTAACGCGCCACTTGGTCTGCAACTTGCTGATACGGAGCATGGGCAGGCCCATCACGCTGATCATGATTGTCGCGATGAAACAGAAGATGGCCTCCCACAAGTCCTCGGACTTGCCGTAGATGTCGCTGTTGTACCGGTAGTAGACGCCGATCATGGCGCCGCCGATGATCAGGCACACGAGGAACCCGAGCGCAACACCGAGCCACACCTGCCACCAGAGCTTCTTGCGCAGGGCCGGGCTGTTGGTGCCGAGCGACTGGTTTACGAACGACAGCAACACCGACACGATGACAGCGGCCTCCAGACACTCGCGGAACACAACGAAGAATACAGCAACGTTGAATACCTTCTCTGACATACTGCGCGATTCAGATTGCTCAATGCGGAGTTACGAGTGAATTATGCGCACTATCTGCACTAGAAGGGTTTATATATCTCTTCGCTGAGCAGAGCTGCGACGAGCGCATACCAGAATGGGTGCCGGAGCACGCCGACGGGGTGCAGTCGCAATTAACTGGTGCGAGCGCCCTACGCCGTTCTGCGTCTCGTTATTCACCCAGTCTAGCTATATGGGCGTCACGCTAATTACAGGGTGCACTTGGCCTCCGGTCGCGCGACTGATCTCGCTTATGTCATCAAGAGAGTAGCTTGAAGCAAAAAGTGCGCAAGCCCGGAATCGAACCGGGGGCCCATCGATGGCAACGATGGATTTTACCACTAAACCACTTGCGCGTCTTATATTACCGGGCATGCCAGCCACCTTTCTATCGTTGTGGCGCGCCCGCGTGCCATCCGCTACCTAGCTATTTACGTTATGGCAACCGCAGCAGTGCCTGGTACACACGGGAGATGTCGATGAGCGCCTGCAGGCTTGTCGCATTCTCCAGATACGCGCGAAACTCGCTGTCCTCCGCCGCACACAGGCGCTCGTTGAACGcgcgccggcagcgcgccaccagcgccgcgTGGTGCTGGAACACGTCCTcccgcagcagccgcaCCACCAGCGCAAGTGAGTTCTCGTGGTGCGCCAGTAGTCCTAGCGTCGCGTCGTTGTTGCACTGCTTctccgccagcagcgcccgcagccgcgAGTTCTGCGCCCGCAGGCTCTCCACACCGTCCCCGCCCCCCGTCCCTGCCCCGCGCCGCTTCAAAAACTCCTCCACCACCCGCGCATCCTTGCGGAAGTCGCTGGTCCCGAGCCCGCGTTGCGCTTTTGACGCGAGCACGTCTACTTCCCTCAACAGCCGTTGTCGCTGCTCCTTGTTTTTGTTCAACTGCCGGGCAAGCTTCTCCACCAGCTCATAGAGATTTTGCAGATTCTCGGTCTGAGGGTTCATAAAGATAACGTGTGGCTCTTGTTCCATCCTAACGGCCTCCTGGTGTCCCGATCTGCACCCAACGCGTCCCGCTGGCTATATTACTCCTTCCTGCTGATGCTTAACACGTCGCGGATGGCGTTCTTCGGGCCGTTGACGCGTTTCGTCCGCGACGATGTGGTATTTTGCTGGCCGGAAATAAATTGGCTACGAATCGGCGGCTATTTATATAAACAAGCCCCCGCGGAACGCACGGGACGTTAGCAGAAGGCAGTAGAAGTAAGTCATCAAGGGTATCATGGCGAACTATCCATCTATCCTGTTACAATACGAAGACACAGAGGGCACCGGGCACTCGGGTGTGTCCATCGCCTGGCTATTGTCGAACTTTGGAACCGGGTCTGTGACGCTGGCATCTTCGGGCGGAACTGGCGGAAGCATGAAGTGCAAACGGCGCGACATTCTGAACGTGTCGATCCCGGAGACGTGCAAGGTTATTTCAGAGAACGGGGCAGAGCTGCCGCTGCGGTTCAGCTCGAACTTGCTGTACGGGGTGACGGTGTGCTACTCGAAAAAGACTGACTTTATTTTGTCGGACGTGGTGCAGATGAAGggccagctgcagcgcaaGCTGTTCGGGTTGGAGAGCGCGCTGCGGCAGGGGCGCATTCCGGAGGGCGCGAAGGACACTGTGTCAGCGCAGGAGTTTCTTGCGGACGACCCGCTGTTTGACGTGGCGCAGTGGGGCAATGTGAGGCTGGAGCTGGACGGGCCGGACGGCACGCGCTCGCTGGAAATCAGGCAGCAGGATTTCCTGCAGGAGCTGAACAACCAGGACGGTTCCTTCGTGGAGGCACAGGCGGGCCGGCGCGGCAGGCTGGGCTCGGTAGATGAGGAGCTCGCGTCGATTGACATGGATTTGAACTTCGAGATCGACGACCTGGTGAGCGAAGACGGCAGGCGGCGGGATGAGCTTGCGTCGGAGCGCAGCGAGGACGAGGCGCGCTTCGAATTGAACTTTAACGACCCCTTCGAGGAGTCGCAGAACCAGCTGCCCGATGTGATCGAGGGTTCCTTGCTCCAGGAGGACGAAGACATGGCTCCAGATGCGAAGCACCCCCGTGAGGAGGACCAGGCGGCAGATGCCGAACAGAGCCCCGAGCCGGAAACCAAGAAACGCAAGATagcgggcggcgcggtGGGGCTAGGCAGGCTGGTGTGCGACGAGAAGATCAGTCTGGCAACCGAGACGTTGAGAGATAACCACAACAAGTATGCTGAAAACATGGAGATGGGCAGGAAGAGTGGCGGAGTCTCTGTGAAGGGTAGCGCGCCTGGCTGGCACCAGTTGCTCGCCGTGCAGGAGCAACCTGTCTTTTTGCAGAAGGCGTTCTGCGACCTGTTGGGGTCCAGGAACGAGGACGAAAGAATGGCACATATGGAAAGAGGTAGGGCGCTCGCACGCTCCTCTGTTCCATCATCGCGGTCTAGCAGTGTGATGAGTACGGAACAGGGTAGGCGGATGGGGCCCGGCTTCGATACCATGAGGAGAGGGTCAAGCCAAAGCGACACACAGTCTAATCTCCTACCTGTTTTTCTGGAAGACGACCAAATGCAACATGATACACAACTTGACGCAGACGATGAAGCTCTGCGTGGAACAGATTTCATGAATGCCGACTTATTGCCTTCCAGTATAGGGCGGACGACGAGCAGGTATGGAACCGCTGATTCGGGAGAACACATGGATATTCTTCGTAACACCATGCAAATCCAAGCAAGAAATATAGCGTCCAAGCGCACAGACACAGCATCCTCTCAGCAAAGTAATGTTAAGCACTCGTCGATCGATTCCGAAATGAAGGTAGCACACTCAGCAGGACTAGACGATCAAACGAGAAAGTTTTATGAATACATTAAAGAGAGAGCGGACTTTGTGGGAAAGACAACCAGATCGCATGAACCTTATCACAAGAAGCTATTATTCGAGGACCTAATACCGAGCAAAGTGTCCCAGGAGGACCCCGAAAACCCACATGACTATAAAGCAGTTAGCAAGCGCATCGCTGCTACTGCCTTTCTATCTCTACTTAACTTGGC encodes the following:
- the REC8 gene encoding Rec8p (Syntenic homolog of Saccharomyces cerevisiae YPR007C (REC8)) — protein: MANYPSILLQYEDTEGTGHSGVSIAWLLSNFGTGSVTLASSGGTGGSMKCKRRDILNVSIPETCKVISENGAELPLRFSSNLLYGVTVCYSKKTDFILSDVVQMKGQLQRKLFGLESALRQGRIPEGAKDTVSAQEFLADDPLFDVAQWGNVRLELDGPDGTRSLEIRQQDFLQELNNQDGSFVEAQAGRRGRLGSVDEELASIDMDLNFEIDDLVSEDGRRRDELASERSEDEARFELNFNDPFEESQNQLPDVIEGSLLQEDEDMAPDAKHPREEDQAADAEQSPEPETKKRKIAGGAVGLGRLVCDEKISLATETLRDNHNKYAENMEMGRKSGGVSVKGSAPGWHQLLAVQEQPVFLQKAFCDLLGSRNEDERMAHMERGRALARSSVPSSRSSSVMSTEQGRRMGPGFDTMRRGSSQSDTQSNLLPVFLEDDQMQHDTQLDADDEALRGTDFMNADLLPSSIGRTTSRYGTADSGEHMDILRNTMQIQARNIASKRTDTASSQQSNVKHSSIDSEMKVAHSAGLDDQTRKFYEYIKERADFVGKTTRSHEPYHKKLLFEDLIPSKVSQEDPENPHDYKAVSKRIAATAFLSLLNLASKELVRLETFDLEDKCEVMKGDDLIIYC
- the FAR7 gene encoding Far7p (Syntenic homolog of Saccharomyces cerevisiae YFR008W (FAR7)), which encodes MEQEPHVIFMNPQTENLQNLYELVEKLARQLNKNKEQRQRLLREVDVLASKAQRGLGTSDFRKDARVVEEFLKRRGAGTGGGDGVESLRAQNSRLRALLAEKQCNNDATLGLLAHHENSLALVVRLLREDVFQHHAALVARCRRAFNERLCAAEDSEFRAYLENATSLQALIDISRVYQALLRLP
- a CDS encoding FTR1 family protein (Non-syntenic homolog of Saccharomyces cerevisiae YER145C (FTR1)), which gives rise to MSEKVFNVAVFFVVFRECLEAAVIVSVLLSFVNQSLGTNSPALRKKLWWQVWLGVALGFLVCLIIGGAMIGVYYRYNSDIYGKSEDLWEAIFCFIATIMISVMGLPMLRISKLQTKWRVKLAQALLEVPERKRDRFRFGALMKRYAMFLLPCITVLREGLEAIVFVAGVGATSQGAAASSYPLPVIVGLIAGAAVGTLLYYGASRSSMQIFLIFSTCLLYLIAAGLCSRGAWYAETYRFNMATGGDASESGSGNGSYNILQTVYHINCCNPSLDKGWDIFNALLGWQNTGYLASILAYNLYWLVIIAIVSLMIYDERRGHLPFTRHRLRDLNPLRRRRKELSAAEQDELFERAGRLGFEPDGRVAN